A single region of the Oncorhynchus keta strain PuntledgeMale-10-30-2019 chromosome 37, Oket_V2, whole genome shotgun sequence genome encodes:
- the LOC118370007 gene encoding nardilysin-like: MDCCNAGLCAKVSSQFRMPHTNKSRSTSASGSSTGPDRGEEREEEREEAEPEPKVQVQEAGDGGGENTGDPEIIKSPSDPKQYRYIELTNGLRVLLISDFTGPASSGDDESEEEEELGEEEEEEEEDSGEETEEESEEEEDDKDSDFEDDEDGGKRKKGHSEKQSAAALCVGIGSFSDPNDLPGLAHFLEHMVFMGSEKYPSENGFDAFLKKHGGSDNASTDCERTVFQFDVQRKKFREALDRWAQFFICPLMIRDAIDREVEAVDSEYQLAKPSDSHRKEMLFGSLAKPGHPMGKFCWGNAQTLKTEPRKKKINVYKRLRSFWKRHYSAHYMTLAVQSKEKLDTLEEWVKEIFSGVPNNAQPKPDFSELLDPFDTPAFNKLYRVVPVRKVHALTITWSLPPQEKHYRCWAMALFGGNSETGFDQNSTYSIFSISITLTDQGFQNFYQVGTQSLTKDSRTATRIPELLPGWYTVTDQGFQNFYQVAHLVFQYLKMLQSLGPQQRIYEEIQKIEANEFHYQEQTDPIEYVEDICENMQLFPKEHFLTGDQLMFQYSPEVISAALSLLTPDRSNLLLLSPEHEGHCPLREKWFGTHYSVEDIQQEWRERWNGDFEHNSDLHLPVENKFIATDFSLKQSDCPDTELPVRVTANDRGCLWYKKDNKFNIPKAIIRFHLISPVIQQSAKNLVLFDLLVNILGHNLAEPAYEADVAQLDYKLSVGEHGLVIKVKGFNHKLPLLFHLILDHLADFSACQDVFNMFSEQLKKAYFNILIRPEKLGKDVRLLVLEHGRWSMVEKYQALADGGLTVEQLMEFSRTFKTQLYAEGLVQGNFTSQESIQFLQYVTDKLQFSKLPAEVSVLFRVVELPLKQHVCKVKALNKGDANSEVTVYYQSGLKTLREHTLMELLVMHMEEPCFDFLRTKETLGYHVYPTCRNTSGVLGFSVTVETQATKFNTELVELKIEEFLSSFGEKLSALTESAFNTQVTALVKLKECEDTHLGEEVDRNWAEVVTQQYVFNRLHREIEALKQMTRAELGSWYLEHRGHNCRKLSVHVVGFGPEEGDPPGEDNGERDEEECGSSSYGEVSKLTFLPASPKMAAATSIMDIPSFTQSLTLFPYHKIIQ; encoded by the exons ATGGACTGCTGTAACGCGGGACTGTG TGCCAAAGTGTCGTCGCAATTCAGAATGCCACATACCAACAAGTCCAGAAGTACCTCGGCCAGTGGCTCTAGTACCGGACCGGACCGAGGGGAGGaacgagaagaagaaagagaggaagctGAGCCAGAGCCAAAGGTCCAAGTCCAGGAagcaggggatggaggaggagagaacactGGAGACCCGGAGATCATCAAGTCCCCTAGTGACCCCAAACAGTACAG GTACATCGAGCTGACCAATGGGCTTCGAGTTCTACTAATTTCAGACTTCACTGGTCCTGCCTCTTCTGGAGATGACgaatcagaggaggaggaggaactgggggaggaggaggaagaggaggaagaagactcaggagaggaaacagaggaagagtctgaagaagaggaggatgacaaGGACAGTGACTTTGAGGATGAcgaggatggagggaagaggaagaagggaCACTCAGAGAAACAG tctgcagCAGCGCTGTGTGTGGGTATTGGCAGCTTCAGTGACCCCAATGACCTCCCAGGCCTCGCCCATTTCCTGGAACACA tgGTGTTCATGGGCAGTGAGAAGTACCCATCAGAGAATGGTTTCGATGCCTTCCTGAAGAAACATGGGGGCAGTGACAACGCCTCCACGGACTGTGAGAGAACCGTCTTCCAGTTTGACGTCCAGAGAAAGAAATTCAGAGAGGCTCTGGACAG GTGGGCCCAGTTTTTCATCTGTCCTCTGATGATCCGAGACGCCATCGACAGGGAGGTGGAAGCTGTCGACTCCG AGTACCAACTGGCCAAGCCGTCTGACTCTCACAGGAAAGAGATGTTGTTTGGGAGTCTAGCGAAGCCAGGTCACCCCATGGGCAAGTTCTGCTGGG GTAATGCCCAGACTCTGAAGACAGAGCCCAGGAAAAAGAAGATCAACGTTTACAAGAGGCTCCGCTCCTTCTGGAAGAGACATTACTCTGCCCACTACATGACCCTGGCTGTGCAGTCTAAAG agaagcTGGACACTCTAGAGGAGTGGGTGAAGGAGATCTTCAGTGGAGTGCCCAACAA TGCTCAGCCCAAGCCGGACTTCTCTGAGCTTCTGGATCCCTTTGATACTCCAGCCTTCAACAAGCTGTACAGAG ttgTTCCTGTGAGGAAGGTCCATGCTCTGACCATCACCTGGTCCCTGCCTCCTCAGGAGAAACACTACAG gtgctggGCCATGGCTCTGTTTGGAGGGAACAGTGAAACAGGCTTTGACCAGAACTCTACCTACTCCATCTTCTCTATCTCCATCACACTCACTGACCAAGGATTCCAGAACTTCTACCAGGTTGGTACACAGTCACTGACCAAGGATTCCAGAACTGCTACCAG GATTCCAGAACTGCTACCAGGTTGGTACACAGTCACTGACCAAGGATTCCAGAACTTCTACCAG GTGGCTCACCTGGTCTTCCAGTATCTCAAGATGCTACAGAGCCTGGGCCCCCAACAAAG GATCTATGAGGAGATTCAAAAGATTGAAGCCAATGAGTTTCACTACCAGGAACAG ACGGACCCTATAGAGTATGTGGAGGATATCTGTGAGAACATGCAGCTGTTTCCTAAAGAACACTTCCTCACCGGAGACCAGCTCATGTTCCAGTATTCACCTGAG gtgatcAGTGCGGCCCTGTCCTTGCTGACTCCAGACAGATCCAACCTGTTGCTGCTCTCTCCAGAACACGAAGGCCACTGTCCCCTCAGGGAGAAATGGTTTGGGACACACTACAGCGTAGagg ATATCCAACAAGAGTGGAGAGAGCGCTGGAACGGAGACTTTGAGCACAACTCTGACCTGCACCTCCCTGTCGAGAACAAGTTCAtcg CGACTGATTTCAGCCTGAAGCAGTCTGACTGTCCTGATACTGAGCTGCCAGTCAGAGTAACTGCCAACGACCGAGGATGTCTCTGGTACAAGAAGGACAACAAGTTCAACATacccaaag CCATTATCCGCTTCCATCTCATCTCTCCGGTCATCCAGCAGTCAGCCAAGAA cCTGGTGTTATTTGACCTGCTCGTGAACATACTGGGTCATAACCTAGCAGAGCCAGCCTACGAGGCTGACGTGGCCCAGCTGGACTACAAGCTGTCAGTAGGAGAACACGGACTGGTTATCAAGGTCAAGGGCTTCAACCACAAACTGCCT CTCCTGTTCCATCTGATCCTGGACCATCTGGCTGACTTCTCTGCCTGTCAAGATGTCTTCAATATGTTCTCTGAGCAGCTCAAAAAGGCCTACTTCAACATCCTCATACGACCTGAGAAACTGGGCAA gGACGTGCGGTTGTTGGTCCTGGAGCATGGTCGCTGGTCCATGGTAGAGAAGTACCAGGCGCTGGCAGACGGTGGTCTGACTGTAGAACAACTGATGGAGTTCAGCAGAACCTTCAAGACTCAGCTCTATGCAGAGGGACTGGTGCAGGGGAACTTCACTAGCCAG GAGTCAATCCAGTTCCTGCAGTACGTCACTGA TAAGCTGCAGTTCTCCAAGTTGCCAGCAGAGGTCTCTGTGTTGTTCAGAGTGGTGGAGCTGCCTCTGAAACAGCACGTCTGTAAGGTCAAAGCACTGAACAAGGGAGATGCCAACTCAGAGGTCACAGTCtactaccag tctggtCTGAAAACCCTCAGAGAACACACACTGATGGAGTTGCTGGTG ATGCACATGGAGGAGCCCTGCTTTGACTTCCTCAGGACAAAAGAGACTCTGGG gtatcaTGTTTATCCAACCTGCAGAAACACGTCTGGAGTCCTGGGCTTCTCTGTCACGGTGGAAACACAGGCCACCAAGTTCAA TACTGAGCTGGTAGAGTTGAAGATAGAGGAGTTTCTGTCTTCCTTTGGAGAGAAGTTGAGTGCCCTGACTGAGAGTGCCTTCAACACacag gtgacTGCGCTGGTCAAGCTAAAGGAGTGTGAGGACACACACCTGGGAGAGGAGGTGGACAGGAACTGGGCCGAGGTCGTTACACAGCAGTATGTCTTCAACAGGCTTCACAgagag attGAGGCACTGAAACAGATGACCAGAGCAGAGCTGGGATCCTGGTATCTGGAGCACCGCGGACACAACTGCAGAAAACTCAGTGTACAT GTGGTGGGTTTTGGGCCGGAGGAGGGCGACCCCCCAGGAGAGGACaacggagagagggatgaggaagagtGTGGCAGTTCATCCTACGGTGAAGTGTCCAAACTGACCTTCCTCCCCGCCTCGCCCAAGATGGCCGCCGCTACATCCATCATGGACATTCCTTCATTTACCCAGAGCCTTACCCTCTTCCCATACCACAAGATCATCCAATAG